A region of Pyxidicoccus parkwaysis DNA encodes the following proteins:
- a CDS encoding aspartate aminotransferase family protein: MTALSQPPPSPAAPASAPTPANDAIIQKAKRHLLQNYKQQPVVLVRGKGTRVWDADGREYLDLLGGIATCSLGHCHPEVTAAAKAQLDSLWHVSNVFYSQPQIDLAAQLTEWSGLPRAFFCNSGGEANEALLKLTRKVMKDRGTPERFEVISFEKSFHGRTLATVTATGQPKYHAGFEPLPAGFKHLPYGDIDAVRAAVGPSSAAILVEPIQGEGGVRMAPPGFLTALRALCDEKGLLLLVDEVQTGMGRTGKPFGFMHEGIRPDAISVAKALGNGLPIGAMLCREELGSSLVPGTHGSTFGGNLVAAAAANVVLRILRQPETLKAVTEKGAHFLARARELQARLPAGRIVAVRGQGLLLGLELDRDVAPVIASLREAGLLVNAAGDRTVRFAPPFVVTTQELDEGLAIVERVLAAL; this comes from the coding sequence ATGACCGCCTTGTCGCAACCCCCGCCGTCTCCCGCTGCTCCGGCTTCCGCTCCCACGCCCGCCAACGACGCCATCATCCAGAAGGCGAAGCGGCACCTGCTGCAGAACTACAAGCAGCAGCCCGTCGTCCTGGTGCGGGGCAAGGGGACGCGGGTCTGGGACGCGGACGGGCGCGAGTACCTCGATTTGCTCGGCGGCATCGCCACGTGCTCGCTCGGCCACTGCCACCCCGAGGTGACGGCCGCGGCCAAGGCGCAGCTCGACTCGCTGTGGCACGTCTCCAACGTCTTCTATTCGCAGCCGCAGATTGACCTTGCCGCGCAGCTCACCGAGTGGTCTGGCCTGCCGCGCGCCTTCTTCTGCAACTCGGGCGGCGAGGCCAACGAGGCGCTCCTCAAGCTGACCCGCAAGGTGATGAAGGACCGCGGCACGCCGGAGCGCTTCGAGGTCATCTCCTTCGAGAAGAGCTTCCACGGCCGCACCCTGGCCACCGTCACCGCCACCGGCCAGCCGAAGTACCACGCCGGCTTCGAGCCGCTGCCCGCCGGCTTCAAGCACCTGCCCTACGGTGACATCGACGCCGTGCGCGCCGCGGTGGGGCCTTCCTCCGCCGCGATTCTGGTGGAGCCCATCCAGGGCGAGGGCGGCGTGCGCATGGCGCCTCCGGGCTTCCTCACCGCCCTGCGCGCGCTGTGCGACGAGAAGGGGCTGCTGCTCCTCGTGGACGAGGTGCAGACGGGCATGGGCCGCACCGGCAAGCCCTTCGGCTTCATGCACGAGGGCATCCGCCCGGACGCCATCAGCGTCGCCAAGGCGCTCGGCAACGGCCTGCCCATCGGCGCCATGCTCTGCCGCGAGGAGCTGGGCTCGAGCCTCGTTCCCGGCACGCACGGCTCCACCTTCGGCGGCAACCTCGTCGCGGCCGCCGCCGCCAACGTGGTGCTGCGCATCCTCCGCCAGCCCGAGACGCTGAAGGCCGTCACCGAGAAGGGCGCGCACTTCCTCGCCCGCGCCCGGGAGCTCCAGGCGCGTCTGCCCGCAGGCCGCATCGTCGCGGTGCGCGGCCAGGGCCTGCTGCTGGGCCTGGAATTGGACCGTGATGTCGCCCCCGTCATCGCCAGCCTGCGCGAGGCCGGGCTCCTGGTGAATGCCGCCGGGGACCGCACGGTGCGCTTCGCGCCTCCCTTCGTCGTCACCACCCAGGAGCTGGACGAGGGCCTGGCCATCGTCGAGCGCGTCCTGGCCGCGCTCTGA
- the dnaK gene encoding molecular chaperone DnaK: protein MAEAEPLIGIDLGTTNSIVATVQDGQPIVIKNRTGQALTPSVVAVSKNGKRLVGSIAKRQAITNPQETVYAAKRLIGRKFSSHEVQNALRSLPYEVVAGQHDDLRIRMGGRDLSVPEISAMILQELKVDAEAHFGRPVSKAVITVPAYFNDAQRQATKDAGRIAGLEVLRIINEPTAAALAYGFGRTVNGRVAVLDLGGGTFDVSVLEINQGVFDVVATGGDTYLGGEDWDNRIIEWLVFGFAKEHGIDLRKDRMALQRLKDAAEKAKVELSGVREAQLNLPFISTPPGGGAALHLQSTLTRDKLEDLTTDLAERVVGITTEVLGEAGVRPSELKEVILVGGMSRMPKVVEAVRGYFRREPCKGVHPEEVVALGAAIQAHALVVQESELLLLDVTPQSLGVAIAGGFVRRLIPKNTTVPTSATETFATSKDFQRVVKIMVLQGEHELAHQNELLGEFVLTGLREALRGQVEIDVTFDINAEGIVSVHAKDRDTGLRQSITVTASSGLTEEELKRIMDEQREYLVAARMSEELKAKRVQLDSLARDLVDALTRARLLPGGGGLGPDVMPRAEQALEHARRVRDNEDVGALTRACELLSGSLSVLRGSSQSGMRR, encoded by the coding sequence ATGGCTGAAGCCGAACCCCTCATAGGCATCGACCTGGGCACGACGAACAGCATCGTCGCCACCGTCCAGGACGGCCAGCCCATCGTCATCAAGAACCGCACGGGCCAGGCGCTCACGCCGTCCGTGGTGGCCGTGTCGAAGAACGGCAAGCGGCTGGTGGGCAGCATCGCCAAGCGCCAGGCGATTACGAATCCGCAGGAGACGGTGTACGCCGCGAAGCGGCTCATCGGCCGGAAGTTCTCCTCGCACGAGGTGCAGAACGCGCTGCGCTCGCTGCCCTACGAAGTCGTGGCCGGGCAGCACGACGATTTGCGCATCCGCATGGGCGGCAGGGACCTGTCGGTTCCGGAGATCAGCGCGATGATCCTCCAGGAGCTGAAGGTGGACGCGGAGGCGCACTTCGGCCGGCCCGTGAGCAAGGCCGTCATCACCGTGCCCGCGTACTTCAACGACGCCCAGCGGCAGGCCACCAAGGACGCGGGGCGCATCGCCGGGCTGGAGGTGCTGCGCATCATCAACGAGCCCACCGCGGCGGCGCTGGCCTACGGCTTCGGCCGCACGGTGAACGGGCGCGTGGCGGTATTGGATTTGGGCGGCGGCACGTTCGACGTGTCGGTGCTGGAAATCAACCAGGGCGTCTTCGACGTGGTGGCCACCGGTGGCGACACGTACCTGGGCGGAGAGGACTGGGACAACCGCATCATCGAGTGGCTGGTGTTCGGCTTCGCGAAGGAGCACGGCATCGACCTGCGCAAGGACCGCATGGCCTTGCAGCGGCTCAAGGACGCGGCGGAGAAGGCGAAGGTGGAGCTGTCCGGCGTGCGCGAGGCGCAGCTCAACCTGCCCTTCATCAGCACGCCGCCCGGAGGCGGGGCCGCGCTGCACCTCCAGTCCACGCTCACGCGCGACAAGCTGGAGGACCTGACGACGGACCTCGCCGAGCGCGTGGTGGGCATCACCACCGAGGTGCTGGGCGAGGCGGGCGTGCGCCCCTCGGAGCTGAAGGAGGTCATCCTCGTCGGCGGCATGTCGCGCATGCCGAAGGTCGTGGAAGCGGTGCGCGGCTACTTCCGCCGTGAGCCGTGCAAGGGCGTGCACCCTGAGGAGGTCGTCGCGCTGGGAGCGGCCATCCAGGCGCACGCGCTGGTGGTGCAGGAGAGCGAGCTGCTCCTGCTGGACGTGACACCGCAGAGCCTGGGCGTGGCGATTGCGGGCGGCTTCGTGCGGCGCCTCATCCCGAAGAACACCACGGTGCCCACGTCGGCGACGGAGACGTTCGCCACGTCGAAGGACTTCCAGCGCGTGGTGAAAATCATGGTGCTGCAGGGCGAGCACGAGCTGGCGCACCAGAACGAGCTGCTGGGCGAGTTCGTCCTCACCGGCCTGCGCGAGGCGCTGCGCGGGCAGGTGGAAATCGACGTGACGTTCGACATCAACGCGGAGGGCATCGTCTCCGTGCACGCGAAGGACCGCGACACGGGCCTGCGCCAGTCCATCACCGTCACCGCGTCCAGCGGGCTGACGGAGGAGGAGCTGAAGCGCATCATGGACGAGCAGCGCGAGTACCTCGTGGCCGCGCGCATGTCCGAGGAGCTGAAGGCGAAGCGCGTTCAGCTGGACTCGCTGGCGCGCGACCTGGTGGATGCGCTGACGCGGGCGCGGCTGCTGCCGGGCGGTGGAGGCCTGGGGCCGGACGTGATGCCCCGGGCGGAGCAGGCGCTGGAGCATGCGCGCCGCGTGCGGGACAACGAGGACGTGGGCGCGCTCACGCGGGCGTGCGAGCTGCTGTCGGGCTCTCTCTCGGTGCTGCGGGGCTCCAGCCAGAGCGGGATGAGGCGCTAG
- a CDS encoding tetratricopeptide repeat protein → MSVQRANQLIEAGLWLRLSGDLRGAQRLFERALELDPGNVRAKEYLDAAVASQSAGNVTPFSPPPAEVVPFQTQVMGKVVPAAPSLEGDWGAWAEGQGGPQQEGASWKTPAPVFLPETPGGGRMDAMDLLAREDDSEEPQVFALEDSDNDTPEAGASQGDTQEYGVPSGEGELEQLLRGAEDLLELDDHSGAVDLLFKAQELAPGDPRVEALRQRSERMLMAMLESKLGDLGRVPRVRLQPDDIIWLNLDHRAGFVLAQIDGAVTYEDLFALSGMTRLDTARILAQLLDEGVIVAG, encoded by the coding sequence ATGAGTGTCCAGCGCGCCAATCAGCTCATCGAAGCAGGGCTGTGGCTGCGCCTCAGTGGCGACCTCCGGGGCGCGCAGCGGCTGTTCGAGCGCGCGCTCGAGTTGGACCCGGGCAATGTCCGCGCGAAGGAGTATCTGGACGCCGCGGTGGCCTCGCAGTCCGCGGGGAATGTGACGCCCTTCTCACCGCCTCCGGCGGAGGTGGTGCCGTTCCAGACGCAGGTGATGGGGAAGGTGGTTCCGGCCGCTCCGTCGTTGGAGGGCGACTGGGGCGCGTGGGCGGAAGGGCAGGGCGGTCCGCAGCAGGAAGGGGCGAGCTGGAAGACGCCCGCGCCGGTGTTCCTGCCGGAGACGCCGGGCGGCGGACGCATGGATGCGATGGATTTGCTCGCGCGTGAGGACGACTCCGAGGAGCCGCAGGTCTTCGCGCTGGAGGACAGCGACAACGACACGCCGGAGGCAGGGGCTTCGCAGGGGGACACGCAGGAGTACGGCGTGCCCTCGGGTGAAGGCGAGCTGGAGCAGCTGCTGCGTGGCGCGGAGGACCTGCTGGAGCTGGATGACCACTCGGGCGCGGTGGACCTGCTCTTCAAGGCGCAGGAGCTGGCGCCGGGAGACCCGCGCGTCGAGGCACTGCGGCAGCGCAGTGAGCGGATGCTGATGGCGATGCTGGAGTCCAAGCTCGGTGACCTGGGGCGGGTGCCCCGCGTGCGCCTGCAGCCGGACGACATCATCTGGCTGAACCTGGACCACCGCGCCGGCTTCGTGCTGGCGCAGATTGACGGCGCGGTGACCTATGAGGACTTGTTCGCCCTCTCGGGGATGACGCGCCTGGATACGGCGCGCATCCTCGCGCAGCTCCTCGACGAGGGCGTCATCGTCGCGGGCTGA
- the hslV gene encoding ATP-dependent protease subunit HslV, with the protein MFHGTTILCVRRDGKVAIASDGQVSFDKTVMKNTAKKVRKLGEGQVLAGFAGSTADAFTLFERFEGKLKEHQKNMARACVELGKDWRTDRFLRRLEALLVVADREKTFILSGAGDVIEPDYGIAAVGSGGPYALAAARALMAHTQMPAREVVQQALTIAGEIDIYTNANISIEEL; encoded by the coding sequence ATGTTCCACGGCACCACCATCCTCTGCGTGCGGCGCGACGGGAAGGTCGCCATCGCCAGCGACGGTCAGGTCTCCTTCGACAAGACGGTGATGAAGAACACCGCCAAGAAGGTCCGCAAGCTCGGCGAGGGCCAGGTCCTCGCGGGCTTCGCCGGCAGCACCGCCGATGCCTTCACCCTCTTCGAGCGCTTCGAGGGCAAGCTCAAGGAGCACCAGAAGAACATGGCCCGCGCCTGCGTCGAGCTGGGCAAGGACTGGCGCACCGACCGCTTCCTCCGCCGGCTGGAGGCCCTCCTCGTCGTCGCTGACCGCGAGAAGACCTTCATCCTCTCCGGCGCCGGTGACGTCATCGAGCCCGACTACGGCATCGCCGCCGTCGGCTCCGGCGGGCCCTATGCGCTCGCCGCCGCGCGCGCCCTCATGGCCCATACCCAGATGCCCGCCCGCGAAGTGGTGCAGCAGGCCCTCACCATCGCCGGCGAAATCGACATCTACACCAACGCCAACATCTCCATCGAAGAGCTCTAG
- a CDS encoding FAS1-like dehydratase domain-containing protein — translation MALDKRFIGREYGPFVYTLGAEKMREFALAVGGAQPGAGTPGDPLPHVSPLLHDAQAAKSGPYGDLIAFPSFAVVFAIRPFSAALSDPEMAIDIKMVVHGEQELEFLDVMRPGDVMTTTGRIENIYEKARMGFVIVTTESRNQHGKVVVKGTWTGVVRS, via the coding sequence ATGGCCCTCGACAAGCGCTTCATCGGCCGTGAGTACGGCCCCTTCGTCTACACCCTGGGCGCGGAGAAGATGCGCGAGTTCGCTCTCGCCGTCGGCGGCGCGCAGCCTGGTGCCGGCACTCCCGGAGACCCGCTCCCGCACGTGAGCCCGCTGCTCCACGATGCGCAAGCCGCGAAGTCCGGTCCGTATGGGGACCTGATTGCGTTCCCCAGCTTCGCCGTCGTGTTCGCCATCCGCCCCTTCAGCGCCGCGCTGTCGGACCCGGAGATGGCCATCGACATCAAGATGGTGGTGCACGGTGAGCAGGAGTTGGAGTTCCTGGACGTCATGCGTCCCGGCGACGTGATGACGACCACCGGCCGCATCGAGAACATCTACGAGAAGGCCCGCATGGGCTTCGTCATCGTCACCACCGAGTCGCGCAACCAGCACGGCAAGGTCGTGGTGAAGGGAACGTGGACCGGCGTGGTGCGGAGCTGA
- a CDS encoding MaoC family dehydratase, producing the protein MPRTFQAGDTFTHVRECDRYRPIYYAGASGDFNPIHIDPEAAKTVGLGGNILQGLCTLGWAVEALAVFVGDPGRVRRVRVRFSKPVRPEDTITFQGKVTSVKDGRLTAEISATNQRGEDVLKGAVVEASIE; encoded by the coding sequence ATGCCACGCACCTTCCAGGCAGGCGACACCTTCACCCACGTGCGCGAGTGTGACCGGTACCGGCCCATCTACTACGCGGGTGCTTCCGGGGACTTCAACCCCATCCACATCGACCCCGAGGCGGCCAAGACGGTAGGCCTCGGCGGCAACATCCTCCAGGGGCTGTGCACGCTGGGCTGGGCCGTGGAGGCGCTGGCCGTCTTCGTGGGAGACCCGGGCCGGGTGCGCCGCGTGCGGGTGCGCTTCTCCAAGCCCGTGCGCCCCGAAGACACGATTACCTTCCAGGGCAAGGTCACCTCCGTGAAGGACGGCCGGCTCACCGCGGAAATCTCCGCCACCAACCAGCGCGGCGAGGACGTCCTGAAGGGCGCCGTCGTCGAAGCCTCCATCGAGTAA
- a CDS encoding J domain-containing protein yields MSAPNTIVGLGARTDHIATVPQLDFARLQLTAEEGTVLSLVGRVERIDQVLARSSLGEARTIAVLLALRAKGAIVPARVVARNQPAPAVDAALLEEVDLEPERKKEIIELERSLDSMDHFTVLGVKPGASAADVKQAYYNASRRFHPDRYFGKNLGSFRARMERIFRRLTDAHNVLTQPDKLEAYLKANPALGRAVAAATPPPVAPPPPEPPPPLTPEPPPVHVAYSPPPRPVAPPPRPVPPRAPPPPAPAPVNDAESEARRAERQARLARHPYLARTGKLTELVARGKAAVARGDWERAYQDFHQVQTLDPKNREVATLLVEARRRHDAQRAANELARGRQLEQGLDAPGAYAAYKLASSLDDQSTEAAFRAARLGYQLGQDVGEVKSLAQRAVDLEPGRVEHHVLLGKVLMDAGSKKLAKRAFEDATKLDPENAEAKAALKKLRWTF; encoded by the coding sequence GTGAGCGCGCCAAACACGATCGTCGGGCTGGGGGCCCGGACGGACCACATCGCCACGGTGCCCCAACTGGATTTCGCTCGCCTCCAGCTCACCGCGGAGGAGGGCACGGTGCTGTCCCTCGTCGGCCGGGTGGAGCGCATCGACCAGGTGCTGGCGCGCTCGTCGCTCGGCGAGGCGCGCACCATCGCCGTGCTGCTGGCGCTGCGCGCCAAGGGCGCCATCGTCCCCGCGCGCGTGGTGGCCCGCAACCAGCCGGCGCCCGCGGTGGACGCGGCGCTGCTCGAGGAGGTGGACCTCGAGCCGGAGCGGAAGAAGGAAATCATCGAGCTGGAGCGCTCGCTGGACTCGATGGACCACTTCACCGTGCTGGGCGTGAAGCCGGGCGCCTCGGCGGCGGACGTGAAGCAGGCGTATTACAACGCTTCGCGGCGCTTCCATCCGGACCGCTACTTCGGGAAGAACCTGGGCAGCTTCCGCGCCCGCATGGAGCGCATCTTCCGGCGCCTCACCGACGCCCACAACGTCCTCACCCAGCCGGACAAGCTGGAGGCGTACCTCAAGGCGAACCCCGCGCTGGGCCGTGCCGTCGCGGCCGCCACGCCGCCTCCGGTGGCGCCGCCTCCGCCCGAGCCTCCGCCACCGCTCACCCCGGAGCCGCCTCCGGTCCACGTGGCCTACTCCCCGCCGCCCCGGCCCGTCGCGCCGCCTCCTCGCCCGGTGCCTCCGCGCGCGCCGCCTCCGCCCGCCCCCGCGCCCGTGAATGACGCGGAGAGCGAGGCCCGCCGGGCCGAGCGTCAGGCGCGGCTCGCCCGGCATCCGTACCTCGCGCGCACCGGCAAGCTGACGGAGCTGGTGGCTCGCGGAAAGGCGGCCGTTGCCCGGGGGGACTGGGAGCGCGCGTACCAGGACTTCCATCAGGTGCAGACGCTGGACCCGAAGAATCGCGAGGTCGCCACGCTGCTGGTGGAGGCCCGCCGCCGCCACGACGCGCAGCGCGCCGCCAATGAGCTGGCGCGGGGCCGTCAGCTGGAGCAGGGCCTGGACGCCCCCGGTGCGTATGCGGCGTACAAGCTCGCCAGCTCGCTGGACGACCAGAGCACCGAGGCCGCCTTCCGCGCCGCGCGGCTGGGGTACCAGCTTGGCCAGGATGTGGGGGAGGTGAAGTCGCTGGCGCAGCGCGCCGTGGACCTGGAGCCGGGGCGGGTGGAGCACCATGTGCTGCTCGGAAAGGTGCTGATGGACGCCGGATCGAAGAAGCTCGCCAAGCGGGCCTTCGAGGACGCAACGAAGCTGGACCCTGAAAACGCCGAGGCGAAGGCAGCCCTCAAGAAGCTGCGCTGGACGTTCTAG
- the hslU gene encoding ATP-dependent protease ATPase subunit HslU, which yields MAEQRKMSAFTPREVVSELDRYIVGQNAAKRAVAIALRNRWRRQQVTDDLRDEIHPKNIIMIGPTGVGKTEIARRLAKLAQAPFVKVEASKFTEVGYVGRDVESMIRDLVEAAISLVREEETEKVRPRAEELAEDRLMDLLHGGGSRPSSPPPFGFTPPPQPAPKPLGDSEREKLRAQLRAGTLDDQYIEVETADSAPTFMRGFSGQGMEEIGVNLQDLFKNMPGMNKTRRRRVRVPEALQLLRQEEAAKLVDPDRVQREAVVRAESSGIVFIDEIDKIASREGAKGSGGPDVSREGVQRDILPIVEGSTVTTKYGMVKTDHMLFIAAGAFHVSKPSDLIPELQGRFPIRVELEPLSGEDLVRILREPKNSLLRQYTALLATEGVRLTFTDDAVTELARIAQQANERTQNIGARRLHTVLERLLDEVSFSATEMGPRDFQVDAAYVRERLTSIVQDEDLSRYIL from the coding sequence GTGGCCGAACAGCGAAAGATGTCCGCCTTCACGCCTCGCGAGGTCGTCAGCGAGCTCGACCGCTACATCGTCGGGCAGAACGCCGCCAAGCGCGCCGTGGCCATCGCCCTGCGCAACCGCTGGCGCCGCCAGCAGGTGACCGATGACCTGCGCGACGAAATCCACCCCAAGAACATCATCATGATTGGCCCCACCGGCGTGGGGAAGACGGAGATTGCCCGCCGTCTCGCGAAGCTCGCCCAGGCCCCCTTCGTCAAGGTGGAGGCCTCCAAGTTCACCGAGGTCGGCTACGTCGGCCGCGACGTCGAGTCCATGATTCGCGACCTCGTCGAGGCCGCCATCTCCCTCGTCCGCGAGGAGGAGACCGAGAAGGTCCGCCCCCGCGCCGAGGAGCTCGCCGAGGACCGTCTCATGGACCTGCTCCACGGCGGAGGCTCGCGCCCGTCCTCGCCGCCGCCCTTCGGCTTCACCCCGCCGCCGCAGCCCGCGCCCAAGCCCCTGGGCGACTCCGAGCGCGAGAAGCTCCGCGCCCAATTGCGCGCCGGCACCCTCGATGACCAGTACATCGAGGTGGAGACCGCCGACTCCGCGCCCACCTTCATGCGCGGCTTCTCCGGCCAGGGCATGGAGGAGATTGGCGTCAACCTCCAGGACCTCTTCAAGAACATGCCGGGCATGAACAAGACGCGCCGCCGCCGCGTGCGCGTGCCCGAGGCGCTCCAGCTTTTGCGCCAGGAAGAGGCCGCGAAGCTCGTGGACCCGGACCGCGTGCAGCGCGAGGCCGTCGTCCGCGCCGAGTCCAGCGGCATCGTCTTCATCGACGAAATCGACAAGATTGCCAGCCGCGAGGGCGCCAAGGGCAGCGGCGGCCCGGACGTGTCGCGCGAGGGCGTGCAGCGCGACATCCTCCCCATCGTCGAGGGCTCCACCGTCACCACCAAGTACGGCATGGTGAAGACGGACCACATGCTCTTCATCGCCGCGGGCGCCTTCCACGTCTCCAAGCCCAGCGACCTCATCCCCGAATTGCAGGGCCGCTTCCCCATCCGCGTGGAGCTCGAGCCCCTGTCCGGTGAGGACCTCGTGCGCATCCTGCGCGAGCCGAAGAACTCGCTGCTGCGCCAGTACACCGCGCTGCTCGCCACCGAGGGCGTGCGTCTGACGTTCACCGACGACGCCGTCACGGAATTGGCGCGCATCGCCCAGCAGGCCAACGAGCGCACGCAGAACATCGGCGCTCGGCGACTGCACACGGTGCTCGAGCGGCTGCTCGACGAGGTGTCCTTCTCCGCCACGGAGATGGGCCCCCGCGACTTCCAGGTGGATGCGGCTTATGTGCGTGAACGCCTGACCTCCATCGTCCAGGACGAGGACCTGTCGCGCTACATCCTCTAG